One part of the Mesorhizobium sp. M4B.F.Ca.ET.058.02.1.1 genome encodes these proteins:
- a CDS encoding glycosyltransferase family 2 protein produces the protein MEVAVLIPCYNEAATIATVVSEFRQSLPNARIYVYDNNSIDDTAAVAASAGAIVRSERRQGKGNVVRRMFSDIDADAYLIVDGDATYDASEAPAMIRELLSGPYDKVNGVRIHASKQAYRPGHLIGNRLLTSLVSLFFGDQSRDMLSGYKALSRRFVKTFPAVSAGFEIETELLIHALELGVPMSEVETHYKERPAGSLSKLATYKDGFRILWVIFHLIRDLLPLPFFLSIAAVLALIAIGFGTPVFLNYLSTGLVPRFPTLIAVSAAMILAFLSVFAGLILDSVARGRKEAKLLAYLSYRSVQR, from the coding sequence ATAGAAGTCGCGGTGCTCATACCCTGCTACAATGAGGCCGCGACGATCGCGACCGTGGTGTCCGAGTTTCGCCAGTCTCTGCCAAACGCCCGCATCTATGTCTACGACAACAACTCGATCGACGACACGGCAGCGGTAGCCGCGTCCGCCGGCGCGATCGTTCGCAGCGAGCGCCGGCAAGGCAAGGGCAACGTGGTGCGGCGAATGTTTTCCGATATTGACGCCGACGCCTATCTTATCGTCGATGGCGATGCGACATACGATGCTTCCGAGGCGCCCGCCATGATCCGCGAGCTCCTGTCCGGGCCATACGACAAGGTGAACGGGGTGCGCATTCATGCCAGCAAGCAGGCATATAGACCGGGCCACCTGATCGGAAACCGTCTGCTTACATCGCTTGTTTCGCTGTTCTTCGGCGACCAAAGTCGAGACATGCTGTCCGGCTACAAGGCTCTGTCACGCCGGTTTGTAAAGACATTTCCGGCGGTAAGCGCAGGCTTTGAGATCGAGACCGAACTCCTCATACATGCGCTGGAACTCGGAGTTCCCATGAGCGAGGTCGAAACGCACTACAAGGAGCGGCCTGCGGGCTCGCTGAGCAAACTGGCGACCTACAAAGACGGCTTTCGCATCCTGTGGGTGATTTTCCACCTGATCCGCGACCTGCTGCCGCTTCCGTTTTTCCTGTCGATCGCCGCGGTTCTGGCGCTGATAGCAATCGGATTCGGCACACCCGTTTTCCTCAACTATCTCTCCACTGGATTGGTGCCTCGTTTCCCGACCTTGATAGCCGTATCGGCGGCAATGATCCTCGCATTCCTTTCGGTGTTCGCCGGCCTCATTCTCGATAGCGTCGCGCGCGGCCGCAAGGAGGCGAAGCTGCTTGCCTATCTATCCTACCGATCGGTGCAGCGGTGA
- a CDS encoding MFS transporter: MQNPYSEIFRAPGSKGFAAAGFVARLPIAMAPIGIVAMLSQTHGEYWLAGAVSASFALVNAFLAPQISRLVDRLGQTRIVVPTTVISVLAFAALIAAANQDWPIWTLFASALLAAAMPSIPAMVRARWTEIFRDRPELNTAFAFESAADELVYIAGASLSVGLSTALFPEAGMLASTLFLGFGSAAFILQRATEPGVRPAEHGARGSAIRLRPVQIITFALIFIGATFATTEVSTVAITEELGQPEAASLVIGVYALGSFILGIIIGALNLKMPLQRQLAIAVAVIALTTLPLLVASTVPLLALAVFVSGVAISPTFITAFGLIERRVPEAMLTEGVTWVMTGIGIGMALGSFAAGAVVDAFGAQSGFLVSVAAGVIALTTVLIGQRSLAGPHCDLTGCEASAVPAQ, translated from the coding sequence ATGCAGAATCCCTATTCGGAAATCTTTCGAGCTCCCGGAAGCAAGGGCTTCGCCGCGGCCGGTTTCGTGGCCCGCCTGCCAATCGCCATGGCGCCGATCGGCATCGTCGCCATGCTGTCGCAGACCCATGGCGAATACTGGCTGGCCGGCGCCGTTTCGGCGAGCTTCGCGCTGGTCAACGCATTCCTTGCGCCGCAGATCTCCCGGCTGGTGGACCGCCTCGGCCAGACGCGCATCGTCGTGCCGACGACGGTGATCTCCGTGCTCGCTTTCGCAGCGCTGATCGCGGCAGCCAACCAGGACTGGCCGATATGGACGCTATTTGCTTCGGCGCTGCTTGCCGCGGCCATGCCCAGCATCCCGGCGATGGTGCGCGCCCGCTGGACGGAGATCTTCCGGGATCGCCCGGAGCTGAACACCGCTTTCGCCTTCGAGTCGGCGGCGGACGAGTTGGTCTATATCGCCGGGGCATCGTTGTCGGTGGGATTGAGCACTGCGCTCTTCCCGGAAGCAGGCATGCTTGCAAGCACCCTGTTCCTCGGCTTCGGCTCGGCAGCCTTCATCCTGCAGCGTGCGACCGAACCCGGCGTGCGGCCGGCGGAGCATGGTGCGCGCGGCTCGGCGATCCGCCTGCGGCCGGTTCAGATCATAACCTTCGCGCTGATCTTCATTGGCGCGACCTTCGCCACCACGGAAGTGAGCACGGTGGCGATCACCGAGGAGCTCGGCCAGCCGGAAGCGGCAAGCCTGGTCATCGGCGTCTATGCGCTCGGCTCGTTCATCCTCGGCATCATCATCGGCGCGCTCAACCTGAAAATGCCGCTGCAACGCCAGCTGGCCATTGCGGTCGCCGTGATCGCGCTCACCACCCTGCCGCTCCTCGTTGCCAGCACGGTGCCGCTACTCGCGCTCGCCGTCTTCGTCAGCGGCGTCGCGATCTCGCCGACCTTCATCACCGCCTTCGGACTGATCGAGCGGCGCGTGCCGGAAGCGATGCTGACCGAGGGAGTCACCTGGGTGATGACCGGAATCGGCATCGGCATGGCGCTCGGCTCCTTCGCCGCCGGCGCCGTGGTGGATGCGTTCGGCGCCCAGAGCGGCTTCCTTGTGTCGGTGGCAGCGGGGGTGATCGCGCTGACGACGGTGCTCATCGGCCAGCGCAGCCTGGCCGGGCCGCATTGCGATCTCACCGGATGCGAAGCGAGCGCCGTTCCCGCGCAATGA
- a CDS encoding DUF1344 domain-containing protein produces the protein MRTLIGAVAAMLLISTAAAFAGQTEGLIKKVDKDTLTLTLDDGKSYKLNAETDLDALQPGMDIVIAYDVTNGENVVTDMQLPDSDAN, from the coding sequence ATGCGTACCCTGATTGGCGCTGTTGCCGCCATGTTGCTGATTTCCACCGCCGCTGCATTCGCCGGCCAGACCGAAGGCCTGATCAAGAAGGTCGACAAGGACACGCTGACGCTGACACTGGATGACGGCAAGTCCTACAAGCTCAATGCCGAAACCGATCTCGACGCGCTGCAGCCGGGCATGGACATTGTGATTGCCTATGACGTGACCAATGGCGAGAACGTGGTCACCGATATGCAGTTGCCGGACAGTGACGCGAATTGA
- a CDS encoding methyltransferase domain-containing protein: MAADQDRAPRDENIDSVFYRDGASNSFAMRLLKTARRNMFNLFIEQMRPSPQTTVLDIGVSDDENEGANFLEKSYPWPEKVTCAGIGTGEQVKARYPSATFRQIIPNEPLPFADKSFDIATSNAVLEHVGGVQERRQFILEHLRVARSVFITVPNRWFPVEHHTGLPLLHYSPSAFRALLGKSSMGYWTKPENMDFLSRDLIGREWPGAKAPRIWMTGIKLGPFSSNIAIVAGDHAQT; encoded by the coding sequence ATGGCCGCTGATCAGGATCGGGCGCCCCGAGACGAGAATATCGACTCCGTCTTTTATCGCGACGGGGCATCGAATTCGTTTGCGATGCGCCTGCTCAAGACCGCCAGGCGGAACATGTTCAATCTGTTCATTGAACAGATGCGCCCCTCCCCGCAAACGACCGTTCTCGATATCGGCGTTTCCGACGACGAGAATGAAGGCGCCAATTTCCTCGAAAAGTCCTACCCGTGGCCAGAAAAAGTGACTTGCGCCGGGATCGGAACCGGCGAGCAGGTCAAGGCACGTTACCCCTCCGCCACCTTCCGGCAAATCATTCCCAACGAGCCGCTGCCTTTTGCCGACAAGTCATTCGACATAGCGACGTCCAACGCGGTGCTGGAGCATGTTGGAGGAGTGCAAGAGCGCAGGCAATTCATCCTGGAGCACCTGCGGGTTGCCCGCTCCGTCTTCATCACCGTCCCCAACCGCTGGTTCCCGGTCGAACATCACACCGGATTGCCGCTTCTGCATTATTCGCCATCCGCATTCCGCGCGCTGCTCGGCAAATCATCGATGGGTTATTGGACCAAGCCGGAGAACATGGATTTTCTCAGCCGCGACCTGATCGGGCGAGAATGGCCGGGAGCCAAGGCGCCGCGCATCTGGATGACGGGGATCAAGCTCGGTCCCTTCAGTTCGAACATCGCCATCGTTGCCGGCGATCATGCTCAGACCTAG
- the ribB gene encoding 3,4-dihydroxy-2-butanone-4-phosphate synthase: MPYDQKKIVEAIRAFERGEIVVVMDDDGRENEGDLIVAAVHCTPEKMAFIVRNTSGIVCTPMPREEAKRLNLAPMVADNDSAHTTAFTVSVDFKHGTTTGISADDRTLTVRNLANGNVGASDFVRPGHIFPLIAREGGVLMRSGHTEAAVDLCKLAGLPPIGVISELVNDDGTVKRGPEVQAFAVAHGLKQVSVADLIAYRQRKETLVERVACSDIDTLGGKAQVFTYTLPWDSMHHVAVVFGDIRDGEEVPVRLHSEDVVTDVFGTSHRLDAIMKAMGERGRGVIVYLREGSVGVAHQERKRPASGDREDHEEARRRENEWREIGLGAQILKDLGISSINLIASRERHYVGLEGFGIHIAKTEIL, from the coding sequence ATGCCATACGACCAAAAGAAGATCGTCGAAGCCATCCGCGCCTTCGAGCGCGGCGAGATCGTCGTGGTCATGGACGATGACGGGCGCGAGAACGAAGGCGACCTGATCGTCGCCGCAGTCCACTGCACGCCGGAGAAGATGGCCTTCATCGTGCGCAATACCTCCGGCATCGTCTGCACGCCGATGCCGCGCGAGGAAGCCAAGCGCCTCAACCTGGCGCCAATGGTGGCCGACAATGACTCCGCCCACACCACCGCCTTCACCGTCAGCGTCGACTTCAAGCACGGCACCACGACCGGCATTTCCGCCGACGACCGCACGCTCACCGTCCGCAACCTCGCCAACGGCAATGTCGGCGCCTCCGATTTCGTCCGCCCCGGCCATATCTTTCCGCTGATTGCGCGCGAAGGCGGCGTCCTGATGCGCTCCGGCCATACCGAGGCCGCCGTCGACCTTTGCAAGCTCGCCGGCCTGCCGCCGATCGGCGTCATCTCCGAGTTGGTCAACGATGACGGCACGGTCAAGCGCGGTCCCGAAGTGCAGGCCTTCGCCGTGGCGCACGGCCTGAAGCAGGTTTCGGTGGCCGATCTCATCGCCTACCGGCAGCGCAAGGAAACGCTGGTCGAGCGCGTCGCCTGCTCCGACATCGACACACTCGGCGGCAAGGCTCAGGTCTTCACCTACACATTGCCCTGGGATTCCATGCACCACGTCGCGGTTGTCTTCGGCGATATCCGCGACGGTGAGGAGGTTCCGGTGCGCCTGCACTCCGAGGATGTCGTGACCGACGTGTTCGGCACCAGCCATCGGCTCGACGCCATCATGAAGGCGATGGGCGAGCGCGGGCGCGGCGTTATCGTCTACCTGCGCGAGGGCTCGGTTGGCGTTGCCCACCAGGAGCGCAAGCGGCCGGCAAGCGGCGATCGTGAAGACCACGAAGAAGCTCGCCGCCGCGAGAACGAATGGCGCGAGATCGGCCTCGGCGCGCAGATCCTCAAGGATCTCGGCATTTCCTCGATCAACCTTATCGCCTCGCGCGAGCGCCACTATGTCGGCCTTGAAGGCTTCGGCATCCACATCGCCAAGACTGAGATCCTTTAA
- a CDS encoding RT0821/Lpp0805 family surface protein, whose translation MSRIMQAFDSRQRSGFASASGKLMVAAMVLPLAACGAGGFSLQKAEVDRSIVTSSAPASPAVPANSDKDSDQTTIGNAVSSADIEELGGQAVPWANAGTGSRGSITELVELKDNDQTCRSFTASRESFDGVSLFKGELCMAGAGGWHMQDFKAL comes from the coding sequence TTGTCGCGCATCATGCAAGCTTTTGACAGCAGGCAAAGGAGCGGTTTCGCTTCGGCCAGCGGCAAGCTCATGGTCGCGGCCATGGTCCTTCCGCTTGCCGCTTGCGGCGCGGGCGGCTTCAGCCTTCAGAAGGCGGAAGTCGACCGTTCGATCGTCACGTCGAGCGCACCTGCCTCGCCCGCCGTGCCGGCGAACAGCGACAAGGACTCGGATCAAACCACCATCGGCAATGCCGTCTCTTCCGCCGATATCGAGGAACTCGGCGGCCAGGCGGTGCCGTGGGCGAATGCCGGCACCGGCTCGCGCGGCTCCATCACCGAGCTGGTCGAGTTGAAGGACAACGACCAGACTTGCCGCAGCTTCACCGCTTCGCGCGAAAGCTTCGACGGGGTCTCGCTGTTCAAGGGCGAGCTCTGCATGGCGGGCGCTGGCGGATGGCACATGCAGGACTTCAAGGCGCTCTGA
- a CDS encoding histidine phosphatase family protein, translating into MYPLVYIVRHGQTEWNAERRLQGQADTDINALGREQATRNGIRLAEFVDNSDDFDFVASPMRRTRETMERLRAAMGLDPLAYRTDPLLVEISFGDWQGFTFRELEARLPGSTQGRRFAKWDFQPPGEGAESYQMLLERIKPFFDALDRQTVCVTHGGVMRCLFRFVEGLSKQEAASLEIPQDRLLRLQGRTLEWL; encoded by the coding sequence ATGTATCCGCTCGTCTACATCGTGCGCCACGGCCAGACGGAGTGGAATGCCGAGCGTCGACTGCAGGGCCAGGCAGACACCGACATAAACGCGCTGGGGCGCGAGCAGGCGACCCGGAATGGGATCCGACTGGCCGAGTTCGTCGACAATTCGGACGATTTCGACTTTGTCGCCAGCCCGATGCGGCGCACGCGCGAGACGATGGAGCGGTTGCGCGCGGCGATGGGTCTCGATCCGCTTGCCTACCGCACCGATCCGCTGCTGGTCGAAATAAGTTTCGGCGACTGGCAGGGCTTTACCTTCCGCGAGCTCGAGGCCAGGCTTCCCGGCTCGACGCAGGGGCGCCGCTTCGCCAAATGGGACTTCCAGCCGCCCGGCGAGGGCGCCGAGAGCTACCAGATGCTGCTCGAGCGGATAAAGCCATTCTTCGACGCCCTGGACCGGCAGACGGTCTGCGTCACTCATGGCGGCGTCATGCGCTGCCTGTTCCGCTTCGTCGAAGGCCTGTCCAAGCAGGAGGCGGCAAGCCTCGAAATCCCGCAGGACCGCTTGCTCCGGCTGCAGGGTCGGACCCTGGAGTGGTTGTAG
- the fabI gene encoding enoyl-ACP reductase FabI, with protein sequence MAGGQGLMAGKRGLILGVANNRSIAFGIAKACVDHGAEIALTYQGEAFKKRVEPLAAELNAHVAGHCDVTDPASLDAVFDDIAKHWGKLDFLVHAIAFSDKDELTGRYVETTRDNFLRTMDISVFSFTTIAKRAEPLMVDGGSLLTLTYYGAEKVMPHYNVMGVAKAALEASVRYLAVDLGAKKIRVNAISAGPIKTLAASGIGDFRYILKWNEYNAPLKQTVTQEEVGDSGVYFLSDLSRGVTGEVHHVDSGYHVVGMKAVDAPDISTVKE encoded by the coding sequence ATGGCGGGTGGACAGGGCCTTATGGCCGGCAAGCGCGGGCTGATCCTCGGCGTCGCGAACAATCGGTCGATCGCCTTCGGCATCGCCAAGGCCTGCGTCGATCACGGCGCCGAGATTGCGCTGACCTATCAGGGCGAAGCCTTCAAGAAGCGCGTCGAGCCGCTGGCGGCGGAACTCAACGCGCATGTCGCCGGTCATTGCGACGTCACCGATCCGGCAAGCCTCGATGCCGTTTTCGACGACATCGCCAAGCATTGGGGCAAGCTCGACTTCCTCGTCCACGCCATCGCCTTTTCCGACAAGGACGAGCTGACCGGCCGCTATGTCGAGACGACGCGCGACAATTTCTTGCGCACCATGGACATTTCGGTGTTTTCCTTCACCACCATCGCCAAGCGGGCCGAGCCGCTGATGGTCGATGGCGGCTCGCTGTTGACGCTGACCTATTACGGCGCCGAAAAAGTGATGCCGCACTACAACGTCATGGGTGTCGCCAAGGCTGCGCTTGAAGCGAGCGTCCGCTACCTCGCCGTCGACCTCGGCGCCAAGAAGATCCGCGTCAACGCCATCTCGGCCGGCCCGATCAAGACCCTTGCCGCCTCTGGCATCGGCGACTTCCGCTACATCCTGAAGTGGAACGAATACAATGCGCCGCTGAAGCAGACGGTCACCCAGGAAGAGGTCGGCGATTCAGGCGTCTATTTCCTGTCGGATCTGTCGCGCGGTGTCACCGGCGAGGTCCATCACGTCGATTCAGGCTACCATGTCGTCGGCATGAAGGCGGTCGACGCGCCCGATATCTCGACCGTCAAGGAATAG
- a CDS encoding GtrA family protein: MSVTSAKIARFLFAGGIGFVTDAAVFFGFVYGFGGSIIAARVLASLVAMTVTWALNRSMTFIDGRMQNRTAEYGKYLIASFVGMGANLIVLNEASKIDANFYHVPAYLLGAIAGLVVNYALYDRMVFNGHRSLG, translated from the coding sequence GTGAGCGTGACGAGCGCGAAAATAGCGCGCTTCCTCTTTGCCGGAGGCATTGGGTTCGTCACTGACGCGGCCGTGTTCTTCGGCTTCGTGTACGGTTTTGGCGGCTCGATTATCGCCGCCCGCGTGCTAGCAAGCCTGGTCGCGATGACGGTAACCTGGGCCCTCAACCGGAGCATGACTTTCATTGACGGCCGCATGCAAAACAGAACTGCCGAGTACGGCAAATATCTGATTGCATCCTTCGTCGGGATGGGTGCGAACCTCATCGTGTTGAACGAGGCCAGTAAGATTGACGCCAATTTCTACCATGTGCCCGCGTATCTCCTCGGCGCGATTGCAGGCCTCGTCGTCAACTACGCTCTGTACGACCGAATGGTTTTCAACGGCCATCGAAGCCTGGGGTGA
- a CDS encoding TetR/AcrR family transcriptional regulator — MHRPRKEMIAETRAKLIAAARHAFGTIGYADASMDDFTASAGLTRGALYHHFGDKRGLLQAVIAEIDGEMAARVNEVAARAPTRWQHFVDECTTYIELALEPEIQRIMFRDAPAVLGDPAQWPNASACTASMTDHLTRLQEEGVVVADLDPETTARLINGASSQAAQRIANSQDPEATSKKAVAAFKQLLEGLRKQP, encoded by the coding sequence ATGCACCGACCTCGCAAGGAGATGATCGCCGAGACGCGCGCCAAGCTGATCGCGGCCGCCCGCCACGCTTTCGGCACCATCGGCTATGCGGACGCCTCGATGGATGATTTCACCGCCTCGGCCGGGCTGACGCGCGGCGCGCTCTATCACCACTTCGGCGACAAGCGGGGATTGCTGCAGGCGGTCATCGCCGAGATCGACGGCGAGATGGCTGCCCGGGTGAACGAGGTGGCGGCGAGGGCGCCGACCCGCTGGCAGCATTTCGTCGACGAATGCACCACTTACATCGAACTGGCGCTGGAGCCGGAGATCCAGCGCATCATGTTCCGCGATGCTCCGGCGGTGCTGGGTGATCCCGCGCAGTGGCCGAACGCCAGCGCATGCACGGCGTCGATGACCGATCACCTGACCAGGCTGCAGGAGGAGGGGGTGGTCGTGGCCGACCTCGATCCCGAGACCACGGCGCGGCTGATCAACGGCGCGAGCAGCCAGGCTGCGCAGCGGATCGCCAATTCGCAGGATCCGGAAGCGACGTCGAAAAAGGCGGTGGCTGCGTTCAAGCAACTGCTCGAGGGGCTGCGCAAGCAGCCCTGA
- a CDS encoding J domain-containing protein has protein sequence MRDPYEVLGVARNASAKDIRSAYRKLAKKHHPDQNPNDPKAKDRFAAANQAYEIVGDEKTRAAYDRGEIDADGKPKFQGFEGAAGGGDPFAGFRRQQGPGGAHFEFRSGRPGGDPFDGNSDIFSQIFGDAFSGARGAGPSGARTGDRRQPAQAADLNVTLDVTIEEAATAEKVTAMFPDGRKVAVKLPAYVEDGQTIRLKGQGEQGPGQPGDALVKIHFRRHPRYRVEGRDLHADLPVALADAVLGAKVAVETPTGRLAVNVPAWSSSDKVLRLKGRGLPEKTGGHGDLYVHVRLMLPEGGDSELEALMRRQNG, from the coding sequence ATGCGCGACCCCTATGAGGTGCTGGGCGTTGCCAGGAACGCATCGGCCAAGGACATAAGATCGGCATACCGCAAGCTCGCCAAGAAGCATCATCCGGACCAGAATCCGAATGATCCCAAGGCGAAGGACCGTTTTGCCGCCGCCAACCAGGCCTACGAGATCGTCGGTGACGAGAAGACTCGCGCCGCCTATGATCGCGGCGAGATCGACGCCGACGGCAAGCCGAAATTCCAGGGTTTCGAGGGTGCCGCCGGAGGTGGCGATCCGTTCGCCGGATTCCGCCGCCAGCAGGGCCCGGGCGGCGCGCATTTCGAATTCCGCTCAGGCAGGCCGGGCGGCGATCCGTTCGATGGCAACAGCGACATCTTCAGCCAGATCTTCGGCGATGCCTTCTCCGGCGCCCGTGGCGCCGGCCCCAGCGGCGCGCGAACAGGCGACCGTCGCCAGCCGGCCCAGGCCGCTGACCTCAATGTCACGCTCGATGTCACCATCGAGGAGGCGGCCACCGCCGAGAAGGTGACGGCGATGTTCCCCGACGGTCGCAAGGTCGCCGTCAAGTTGCCGGCCTATGTCGAGGACGGTCAGACCATCCGTCTGAAGGGCCAGGGCGAGCAGGGGCCGGGTCAGCCGGGCGATGCGCTGGTCAAGATCCATTTCCGTCGCCACCCGCGCTACCGTGTCGAGGGCCGCGACCTGCACGCCGACCTGCCGGTGGCGCTGGCCGATGCCGTGCTGGGCGCCAAGGTTGCGGTCGAGACGCCGACCGGCCGCCTCGCGGTCAATGTCCCGGCATGGTCGAGCTCCGACAAGGTGCTGCGGCTCAAGGGCCGGGGCTTGCCGGAGAAAACCGGCGGCCATGGTGACCTCTACGTCCATGTCAGGCTGATGCTGCCCGAGGGCGGTGACAGCGAGTTGGAAGCGCTGATGCGCCGCCAAAACGGCTGA
- a CDS encoding histone deacetylase family protein, producing MATRLYTHPVFLEHLTPPGHPERPDRLRAIERVLDDEAFSALDRVKAPEGDEATILYAHPEDFVARVRAAIPETGIVSIDADTSASPKSWQAAVTAIGAANAAVDDVFEGRAANVFVAARPPGHHAEKTTAMGFCLFNTAAIAARYAQKQHQAERVAIVDWDVHHGNGTQDIFWDDPSVLYCSTHQMPLYPGTGARSETGAGNIVNAPLAPRTGSDTFRDAFLSRVLPSIDNFAPDLIIISAGFDAHHRDPLAEINLTEEDFDWATGQLMERAGRHSGNRLVSLLEGGYDLQGLAFSVAAHVGRLMKG from the coding sequence ATGGCTACCCGTCTCTACACTCACCCGGTCTTCCTCGAACACCTCACCCCGCCCGGCCACCCGGAGCGGCCCGACCGCCTGCGCGCTATCGAGCGCGTGCTTGACGACGAGGCATTTTCGGCGCTTGACCGTGTCAAGGCGCCGGAAGGCGACGAGGCCACCATTCTTTATGCGCATCCGGAGGATTTCGTCGCGCGCGTGCGCGCCGCGATCCCTGAGACCGGCATTGTCTCGATCGATGCCGACACCAGCGCCAGCCCGAAGAGCTGGCAGGCGGCGGTGACGGCGATCGGCGCCGCCAACGCCGCCGTGGATGATGTCTTCGAAGGCCGCGCCGCCAATGTCTTCGTCGCTGCTCGCCCGCCTGGCCACCACGCCGAAAAGACCACCGCCATGGGCTTTTGCCTGTTCAACACCGCGGCGATCGCTGCTCGTTACGCGCAAAAGCAGCACCAGGCCGAGCGTGTCGCCATCGTCGACTGGGACGTGCATCACGGCAACGGCACGCAGGACATCTTCTGGGACGATCCGTCGGTGCTGTACTGCTCGACGCACCAGATGCCGCTTTACCCGGGCACCGGTGCCAGGAGCGAAACCGGCGCCGGCAACATCGTCAACGCGCCGCTGGCGCCTCGCACCGGCAGCGACACGTTTCGCGATGCCTTCCTGTCGCGCGTGCTGCCGTCGATCGACAATTTCGCGCCCGACCTGATCATCATTTCCGCCGGATTCGACGCCCACCATCGCGATCCGCTGGCCGAGATCAACCTGACCGAGGAGGATTTCGACTGGGCGACCGGCCAGCTGATGGAGCGCGCCGGGCGCCATAGCGGCAACCGGCTCGTCAGCCTGCTCGAGGGCGGCTACGATCTGCAGGGATTGGCATTTTCGGTCGCCGCCCATGTCGGGCGGCTGATGAAGGGATAG
- the aroC gene encoding chorismate synthase yields MSHNTFGHLFRVTTWGESHGPALGCVVDGCPPGIRFTRAEIQAELDKRRPGQSRFVTQRREPDEVKILSGFILDEDGETMITTGTPVSMLIENVDQRSKDYGEIARQYRPGHADYTYEVKYGLRDYRGGGRSSARETAARVAAGALARKVVPGMMVRGALVSMGEKSIDRANWNWNFIGDAENPFFTPDPASVPVFTQYLDGIRKAGSSVGAVIEIVAEGVPAGLGAPIYAKLDQDIASGLMSINAVKGVEIGNGFEAARITGEQNADEMRIGNDGKPVFLSNNAGGILGGISTGQAIVARFAVKPTSSILTPRKSIDKDGNDVEVMTKGRHDPCVGIRAVPIGEAMVACAIADHYLRHRGQTGKGVGQ; encoded by the coding sequence ATGTCTCACAACACGTTCGGCCATCTTTTCCGCGTCACCACCTGGGGCGAAAGCCATGGGCCGGCACTCGGCTGCGTTGTCGACGGCTGTCCGCCCGGCATCCGCTTCACCCGAGCGGAAATCCAGGCCGAACTCGACAAGCGGCGGCCCGGCCAGTCGCGTTTCGTGACGCAGCGCCGCGAGCCGGACGAGGTCAAGATCCTTTCCGGCTTCATCCTCGACGAGGACGGCGAGACGATGATCACCACCGGCACGCCTGTCTCGATGCTGATCGAGAATGTCGACCAGCGCTCGAAGGACTATGGCGAGATCGCCCGCCAGTACCGGCCGGGCCATGCCGACTACACTTACGAGGTCAAATACGGCCTGCGCGATTACCGTGGCGGCGGCCGCTCCTCGGCGCGCGAGACGGCGGCGCGGGTGGCAGCCGGCGCGCTCGCCCGCAAGGTCGTGCCCGGTATGATGGTACGCGGCGCACTGGTCTCGATGGGTGAAAAATCCATCGATCGGGCCAACTGGAACTGGAACTTCATCGGCGATGCGGAAAATCCGTTCTTCACGCCGGATCCGGCGTCGGTTCCCGTCTTCACCCAATATCTCGACGGCATCCGCAAGGCGGGTTCCTCCGTCGGCGCCGTCATCGAAATCGTCGCAGAGGGGGTTCCAGCCGGTCTCGGCGCGCCGATCTATGCCAAGCTCGATCAGGACATCGCGTCCGGCCTGATGTCGATCAACGCCGTCAAGGGTGTCGAGATCGGCAATGGCTTCGAGGCCGCCCGCATCACCGGCGAACAGAATGCCGACGAGATGCGCATCGGCAATGACGGCAAGCCGGTTTTCTTGTCGAACAATGCCGGCGGCATCCTGGGCGGCATCTCGACCGGGCAGGCGATCGTCGCCCGTTTCGCCGTCAAGCCGACCTCCTCGATTCTGACCCCGCGCAAATCGATCGACAAGGACGGCAACGACGTGGAGGTGATGACCAAGGGCCGCCACGACCCTTGCGTCGGCATCCGCGCTGTGCCGATCGGCGAGGCGATGGTTGCCTGCGCGATTGCCGATCACTATCTGCGGCACAGAGGACAGACGGGGAAGGGAGTGGGGCAGTAG